A stretch of DNA from Rattus rattus isolate New Zealand chromosome 1, Rrattus_CSIRO_v1, whole genome shotgun sequence:
TTTATCTGAAGTCACAGTCATGTCATGTCAGACTGTTACACACTACGTTGTGGCATGTCAGGGAACTGCATGTGTGTTATTTAGGACAGGTCATGATACCATGTGCCCCTTTCATATGTAACAGGATGTGTCAGGACATGCCAGAGAGCTGCAATTGACAATGTGTTCTAGGTCTTGGCAAAGGCCTGCAGACTGTTCGTAATAGTTTCAGAGCTGGAAGACATGGTTGACAATGTAGTAGCAATGTTCAAGTGTATTGAGGAACGCTGTGCCCTGTCAGGTGACCTCTGCTCTCCCTGGTGCTGCAGCGTGGTCTGGTCCCCCCTTACTCCTTCCTTTTTCATGGTTcctttccctgtccccttcctgccttcctgtatTTGGAGGGGAATTGGAAAGCCCTGGGGTTGGGAGTTCCCACTCTTCCTGTAGTTAatctgactttctcttcctgGCCCCTGATTGTCCTCCTCCATGGCAGCTTTGGTGGCCCCGAAGGACCCGACTTTCTTACACTTCCTGAAGCCCTGGCTTGGTGAGTATGTTAGGCTGAGGGTCAGGAGGCACCTTGAGGTCAGAGGAAGTTTCCACCTTTGCCCCCTGACATTGCTGCCTTCCCAGGAGATGGGCTATTTCTGAGTTCTGGTGACAAGTGGAGCCGCCATCGCCGTCTGCTGACACCTGCCTTCCATTTTGACATCCTGAAGCCCTATGTGAAGATTTTCAACCAGAGCGTAAACATCATGCACGTGAGTTCCTCAAACCTAGGGTTCCTCAAACCCCATAGAGTattgcagaaaagaaaatggcttcaGGCTGATTGAATCTGAAGGTGTGGTTCTGTTCTGTGGTCTCGGGGACATCAGTTTTCTTCTCgtgtctcagtttccccatctttaAAGCGAGAATAGTAATCTGTACTTAAAAGATGATCGGGATGGTACTCTGGAGTCCTGCTCCTAGCATGTGGATGAGTTGACAGCTGATGAGTATCTACTCTTCTTCACAGGATCCCTGGAAAGTCACCCAAAAGTTGGTGTTGACTACAGAAGTAGGTCTTTCTGTgtagggcactggttcagacttcATTGCCCTACAGGTggccatggtgacacacttccgaATACCTGCCTGGGGGCACTCCGCAATAAAGATTGTTTATCATAGGCCAGTCCAGGCTTCATCaacaagaccttgtttcaaaaaaacttAGATCCTTTAGGGAGAAGTTTGTTGGGAAATaggtgaatatggtcaaaatttatttaaaaactaaaccaaacctaAGGCTCATATAGAGCTGAGTTCACTCTGGTTGTCAAGCATGGAAAATCCTGGTTTTGAAATGGAGAAAGCAGAAACTTTACATGGACTCACTGTAAAGACTGAGAATCGAGGACTTAGAGAAATCTGAAGCTCCTTCTAGAGCCAAGTACAATGATGATCACCACTAACACTTAGTGAGCACCTTCTGCATATGAAATAATATGCCAGTTCCATGGTCTACATTGGTTGACGCAATTTCCATGTTGCTATGTTGTAGAGATGGTATGACTGTCATATTATGGTTGATTAAACGAAAGGTCAGAGAGGTCCGACCATCTTCTCCCAATTTACAAAAAATAAGACTgcatgaaagggagagagaacaatgCAGTGTACTTTATGGGTAATAAGTCATGTCATTGTAGTTGTCCTGGAAGACTTGGCCAACCTCGAAGACAGCAAGCTGACCAAGGATAGAGATAGAATTAGACTCAAGCCTTCCATCTCCTAACCTAATGTCTTCATCTGCTACAGTAACATCTTCTGCTCCTGTCAGAGTTAGGTTTTCCCTGGTATGTGGTGTTTAGTGTTGAGAAGGAGCTCAAGGATCAAAGGCTCATCcccatttctgttctttctctggtCAGGCCAAGTGGAAGCACCTATGCCTGGAAGGCAGTGCCCGTCTGGAAATGTTTGAGAACATCAGCCTCATGACCCTGGACAGTCTGCTGAAATGCCTCTTTGGCTTTGACAGCAACTGTCAggagtgagtccctgtctcagcCGTGGAATAGGACCTTAAGACAGcccatatattcttttatttttcccttccatccccttcttttctccttgacAGGGTCCCTGTCTGTAGTCTCCTTTGAAACTCCTTATGTAGAGCTTCTGATCTTCCTGAATTCACCTCCTAATTGTTGGGATCACAGTCAGGAGCCACCATTCCCAGAAAGTGGCCAGATCTTAAAGATGTTGAATGCCCAACCGGAAGGGTGTGAACTCCAACCTGAGTATCCCAGAGCATAAGAGAAGGTGTCTGTATAGGAGGGTGGTTCCTAGTCACAGTGACCTTGGGCAATCTAATCAATAGAAGAGCTTTGGAGAGATACAGGATACAAGGGACTTGGAGAGGAGGGTCTGAGCCTGAGCAGAGTtacaggaggggaagaggaagaagagcaggagcAGCTGCTGAGTGAATGAGGGGATGAAATGATGCCCACGTATACCCAGGGATCCCTGTCAGGAGGCTGCTtgtggggagaaggaaagagagtttGTGTGTCATGGCTGCCCTTTCCTGGATGGGTCCTAATCCTGGGACTCTGGCTGGAGTTTTACTGTGTGATAattgcttcctttctcctccttgccCTGCAGGTCTCCCAGTGAATACATTTCTGCCATATTGGAACTGAGCTCCCTCACCATAAAAAGGTCATATAAGCTCTCCCTGTACCTGGACTTCCTGTATTACCGCACTGCTGATGGACAGCGCTTTCGCAAGGCTTGTGACCTGGTGCACAGCTTCACGGATGCTGTCATCAGGGAGAGACGTCGACTTCTCTCCAGCCAAGGCGTTGATGAGTTCTTGGAGTCCAAGACTGAGTCTAAGTCTAAGACGTTGGACTTCATCGATGTGCTCTTGCTGGCCAAGGTGGGCTCCTGTGGGGTGTGGGTTGCAGGAACCCCCATGGTCAGTGTTAGACAGAAGCTGGACTTGACCAGGAGGCATTGGGGAGTTACAGACTGTGCTTCTGAATCTACGCAGCACACAGGGGTCCATTTTAGTTGTGACTCTTGAAGGCTCTGCTGAAAGAGCAAACAgtgggcaggaagtggaagaagaAATTTAAGCAGGctgtggagaagacagaggaggcaTCTTGTGTGCACAGTGGGCATCGGACACTGTGTCCTCCCTTCTGTCTTAGGGGTGCGTgactgtgaagggacaccatgaccaaggcaactcttatgaagggcgtttaattgggactggcgTACAGTGTCACAGGTTCAGTGTATCATCGTCATGGAGGGAAGtgtggcagtgagcaggatggaggagttgagagttctacatcttcatctgaaggcagccaggccaaaactgtcctctgaagTGGATAGATCTTGAGCATAAGGAGGCCTCAAACCCAtctacacagtgacacagttcctctaacaaggccacacctcctccattaGGGCCACAACTCCTATTAGCCACTCtctatgaccaagcattcaagcacatgggTGGTCAGAACACCACCTCAGACACGGTATGAATTGAGGGTCGTGTTTTATCTTCAGGATGAACATGGAAAGGAGCTGTCAGATGAGGACATCCGGGCAGAGGCTGACACCTTCATGTTTGGAGGTGAGAGTCCCTGTGTAGGTCTTACAGAGGAGGTGTTGTGGGGAGACCTagtatccttccttctttctatccaTTCCTTTTTGGAGCCTTGCTATCTGGACCCAACTAACCCATTGTGATGAAACAGGCCAGAGACCcaaatctgcctgtctgtctacccTTCAGGCCATGACACCACAGCCAGCGCACTCTCCTGGATCCTGTACAACCTGGCAAGGCACCCGGAATACCAGGAGCGCTGCCGTCAAGAGGTGCAGGAGCTGCTGAGGGACCGAGAGCCTGAGGAGATTGAATGGTGACTATGGTAGTCTCTGCTGTTATAGCTTCTGGTCAGCATGGTCAGTGCTGCATTTCTTACTGAGGTGTCTGTCTAACTCAGTCTGGCTTACAGAGCCTTAACACTTTGCCCAGCTTGGACATCTTCATTTAATTAGTTACGCCTCACATGGCAAATTACGGTTCATTACGGTTCATTATGGAGTTTTCAGGCccaatttgtttttcttgattctcttcctcccacctcGTGAATTTCCTTCTGGCTTTTGTATCAATTTTTGTGTCGTAGTTTATCGAGGACACCTCCACTTCCATCCTTGTGAATCCCATGGTGGACCTTCGTGTACTTTTAGTGATGTTTGTAGATCTCAAAATACCAGgggtgctcttccaggggtcccgaGTTCATTCTGAGTAATCACATGtcggctcacagccatctgtaatgggatctgatgttgtctctggtgtctcAGCAACAACAAACTCATATActttaaatcaatcaatcaatcaatcaatcaatcaatcaactcAAAACTCAATATCAATGGAAGAAAGGATTTTGATAGCCTCACCATGAAGAAATGACAAGTCTTTGGAATGAtagatattttcattaaattacagTTTTGGTGTTTCTGATGTAACGAAGGAATCCACCTATATTT
This window harbors:
- the LOC116907155 gene encoding cytochrome P450 4F5-like, giving the protein MALCIQGNEEGMQLVTEMGQTFRDVHLIWLGPVIPVLRLIDPAFVAPLLQAPALVAPKDPTFLHFLKPWLGDGLFLSSGDKWSRHRRLLTPAFHFDILKPYVKIFNQSVNIMHAKWKHLCLEGSARLEMFENISLMTLDSLLKCLFGFDSNCQESPSEYISAILELSSLTIKRSYKLSLYLDFLYYRTADGQRFRKACDLVHSFTDAVIRERRRLLSSQGVDEFLESKTESKSKTLDFIDVLLLAKDEHGKELSDEDIRAEADTFMFGGHDTTASALSWILYNLARHPEYQERCRQEVQELLRDREPEEIEWDDLAQLPFLTMCIKESLRLHPPAVDLLRRCTQDIVLPDGRVIPKGNICVISIFGIHHNPSVWPDPEVYDPFRFDPENRQKKSPLSFIPFSAGPRNCIGQTFAMNEVKVALALTLLRFRVLPDDKEPRRKPELILRAEGGLWLRVEPLSTDTQ